From the Candidatus Krumholzibacteriota bacterium genome, one window contains:
- a CDS encoding LiaF-related protein, with protein sequence MELSSKNTKAGIILIIIGVLFLLNNFGIADIGRNIWNLWPLLLIWWGFTKLRNRGKRTEEDINFQVFGDATISSHSPYIRRSSAFGNIRIKVENRDFAGGGMSSIFGKISIDLREVYEVTGYGQLDIHSVFGDIVIRLREDMPYELKGNAVFGSLYVPGGEKSRSVEYRSAGSEEAGDKLVIKISQIFGDIELIH encoded by the coding sequence ATGGAACTATCTTCGAAAAATACGAAAGCAGGAATCATTCTGATTATAATCGGAGTACTTTTTCTGCTTAACAACTTCGGAATCGCGGATATTGGAAGGAACATCTGGAATCTATGGCCTCTGCTTCTTATCTGGTGGGGTTTTACAAAATTAAGAAACAGAGGGAAAAGAACCGAAGAGGACATAAATTTTCAGGTCTTCGGCGACGCGACTATTTCTTCCCATTCTCCGTATATCAGAAGATCGAGTGCCTTTGGAAATATAAGGATCAAAGTAGAAAACCGTGATTTCGCCGGGGGAGGCATGAGCAGCATCTTCGGCAAAATATCAATAGACCTTCGTGAAGTATACGAGGTCACAGGTTACGGCCAGCTGGATATTCATTCGGTTTTCGGCGATATCGTTATCCGTCTTCGTGAAGATATGCCATACGAACTGAAAGGTAACGCCGTTTTCGGTTCACTTTACGTGCCCGGCGGTGAAAAATCACGCAGCGTTGAGTATCGATCCGCCGGCAGCGAAGAGGCCGGCGATAAACTGGTGATTAAAATATCACAGATATTCGGCGACATCGAACTGATTCATTGA